A genomic region of Deltaproteobacteria bacterium contains the following coding sequences:
- a CDS encoding CoA transferase translates to MAGTLEGIKILELSSYVTGPFASMLMADLGAEVIKVEDRERGDPFRGWGGGKMYSATFCSLNRNKKSITLDLRTEEGQEICRRLAAEADVLVENHRPGVMARRGLDYDTLRELNPKLIYCSISGFGQEGPYRDRPGYDTVGQGMSGLLSLLTDPDEPKGMGISLSDHLTGVYACYGVLAALVNRMMTGEGQIIETSLLRASVSFTAENCARYFETGVVPSRADRTRTAGVFAFVDRDGRPFVVHLSSPDKFWLGLVEVAGKPEWGKDPRFADKEGRTEHHDLLERELQTIFERDSRDVWLKKLREHDVPSTPLNNLEDMFNDPQVKQYGFPIEVEHPKMGKVKLVGSGVNMSRTPPETPTPPPMLGENTDEILRGLGYSAEDVEGLRGREVV, encoded by the coding sequence ATGGCGGGAACACTCGAAGGCATCAAGATTCTGGAGCTCTCCAGCTACGTCACCGGCCCGTTCGCTTCCATGCTCATGGCGGACCTGGGCGCCGAGGTCATCAAGGTCGAGGACCGGGAGCGCGGCGACCCGTTCCGGGGCTGGGGCGGCGGCAAGATGTATTCCGCCACCTTCTGCAGCCTGAACCGGAACAAGAAGAGCATCACGCTGGACCTGCGGACCGAGGAGGGGCAGGAGATCTGCCGCAGGCTCGCGGCCGAGGCGGACGTGCTCGTCGAGAACCACCGTCCGGGGGTCATGGCGCGGCGCGGCCTCGACTACGACACCCTGCGCGAGTTGAACCCGAAGCTCATCTATTGCTCCATCTCCGGCTTCGGCCAGGAAGGACCCTACCGCGACCGCCCCGGGTACGACACCGTGGGCCAGGGAATGAGCGGCCTGCTGAGCCTGCTCACGGATCCCGATGAACCCAAGGGCATGGGCATCTCCCTGTCCGACCACCTCACCGGGGTGTACGCGTGCTATGGGGTGCTGGCGGCGCTGGTGAACCGCATGATGACCGGCGAGGGGCAGATCATCGAGACCTCCCTGCTGCGCGCCTCGGTGTCCTTCACCGCCGAGAACTGTGCGCGCTACTTCGAGACCGGGGTGGTGCCGAGCCGGGCCGACCGCACCCGCACCGCCGGCGTGTTCGCCTTCGTCGACCGCGACGGCCGGCCCTTCGTCGTTCACTTGTCCTCGCCCGACAAGTTCTGGCTCGGGCTCGTGGAAGTGGCCGGGAAACCCGAGTGGGGGAAAGACCCCCGCTTCGCCGACAAGGAGGGCCGCACCGAACACCACGACCTGCTGGAGCGGGAGCTTCAAACCATCTTCGAGCGTGACTCGCGCGACGTGTGGCTCAAGAAGCTCAGAGAGCACGACGTACCCTCCACTCCGCTGAACAACCTCGAGGACATGTTCAACGACCCGCAGGTCAAGCAGTACGGCTTCCCCATCGAGGTGGAGCATCCCAAGATGGGCAAGGTGAAGCTGGTGGGGAGCGGCGTGAACATGAGCCGGACGCCGCCCGAGACGCCGACGCCGCCACCCATGCTCGGGGAGAACACGGACGAGATCCTGCGAGGGCTCGGGTACAGCGCGGAAGACGTCGAGGGGCTGCGCGGCCGGGAGGTCGTCTAG